The genomic segment ACCTTTGTCAATATCTTCAGATGATACATAGGGAACAATTTCTTGGATTACAGATGGAAGCCAATCGCGGAATACAAGCGCAACCTTGTGGCTTCGAGAACCAGACCAACTTAGGAATACTTTCATATCTCTTCTCCTTATTTAACGACGATTACATCGATCGGAGTAAGATGTTGACTCCTGATTTGTCGTCTGTACAAGACACCATGGGTTTTTCTCAAAAGCACTCGACGAACTGGTTTGATGGCGACCCAAATCAGGATACCAGTGATCCTGACCGCTTTTTATATCTCACCAACCCCTGCTTACAATTGCGCCCGCATAATCAGATTCACGTTACCATGATTGCAGTACTGTGTCAAGGCTAAAGTGGGCAAGTTGATAGCTCTGTTGGCGCACGGGACGTACACCAACCACGACATTCCAGTCGACAGCGCATACTCCGCTGTCACACCGTTGAAAGGGCTTGTTGAAAAACCCTAAATGACGTCATCATTGCAAGCGAAGCGTGGCAATCTCCGCATCTCACAATAGCCTTGATTGACATAGAGATCGCCACGTCGCTTCACTCCTCGCGATGACGACGATGGGCGTTTCACGTCACTCCTGCGAAATAGGTTGAAAATGCTGAGAACTTATGTCATATTTGATTGTCTATAATACTTGTGATCCGTGCACCTCGTTATAGGTGCGCGAATGGCAACGTAATTGCAGCTTGTCTTGGCTATTGGAGAACTGATGTACGAGCAGAAAATCGACCGCGATTTGCTTAAGAAATATGATCGCCCCGGGCCGCGCTACACAAGTTATCCGACAGTACCGGAATGGACCGATCAGTTCGGGCCGGATGACTACATAAAGGCTCTGGAGAATTCAGCCTCCAGCGATCAAGCGCTCTCGCTCTACGTGCATATTCCGTTTTGCAGGGCTCGCTGCTACTACTGTGGATGCAACACCTGTATTACAAAGGACCCGGACAGGCCTGACAATTATCTGAAACTGATCGACAACGAGATCAAGCTCGTGCGAAAACATCTTGGCAAACGCAACCGGCTTGCGCAGTTGCATTGGGGAGGCGGAACACCGACGTACCTCTCAGAAGATCAGATGCGCCGACTGTTCGCATCGATAACGGAAAACTTCACTCTTGATCCTAACGCCGAGGCCGCTATCGAAGTCGATCCGCGTGTAACGACTCCGGCTCAGTTGCGGCTGCTCCGCGAATTCAGCTTCAACCGCATATCGCTTGGGGTGCAGGATCTCAATCCGGATGTCCAGGAGGCAATCGGGCGTCATCAGACGGCTGAGCAGACAGTGGAGTTGTTCAATCTCTGCCGCGAGCTCGGTTTCGGCGGCATCAACGTCGACTTGATTTACGGATTGCCACGGCAGACGACATCCGAGTTTGCGAAGACGGTCGATCGCATCATTGCGTTGGGCGCTGACAGAGTTGCTGTATATAGCTACGCACATCTCCCAAGAGTCATGGCTCATCAGAAGAAGATCGACGAGTCGACCTTGCCGACGACAGAGAAGAAATTCGAGCTGTTCGAAACAGCCTTGATCGGATTTCTCAACGCAGGCTACGTTCAGATAGGCATGGATCACTTCGCAAAACCGGATGATGAACTCGCACGCTCGCTTGCCGAGGGAAAACTCCACCGAAATTTCATGGGATACACAACCCGCTTCACGGACGCGATGGTAGGTATCGGGATGTCATCTATCGGCGATCTGGACAGCACTTTCGTGCAGAATCTGTCCGGCATAGACTCATACATGAATGCCATCGCTGAAAACAAACCGGCAACCTATCGCGGACTGAGACTTTCCGAGGACGACAAAATCCGCCGGGCGACTATTCTCTCGCTGATGTGTAATTTCGTCTTGAAGTACGAGATGCTTGAGACAGAATTCGGCATCTCCTACGGTGATTATTTCTCAGTGGAAGATTCGGATCTGGATGAGTTCATATCCGATGGGCTACTCGAACGAACCGACACAGAAGTGCGTGTTACCCCGCCCGGAAGAGTCTTTGTTCGGAATATCGCTATGGTGTTTGACGCATATCTGCGCGCAAAGACCGACGGCGAATCACCGCTCTTTTCGCGCACTATTTAGATCCGATGATCAAGAAACTCAAAGCTCACTCAAGTTATCTGGCTCAACCGGCGGAGTCGTTCGATTTCGCTCGCGAGAAGTGGGGAGTGCTCTTCCTCAACATGGGTGCGCCCGAATCTCTCGATGACATAGAGGCA from the Candidatus Zixiibacteriota bacterium genome contains:
- the hemN gene encoding oxygen-independent coproporphyrinogen III oxidase, yielding MYEQKIDRDLLKKYDRPGPRYTSYPTVPEWTDQFGPDDYIKALENSASSDQALSLYVHIPFCRARCYYCGCNTCITKDPDRPDNYLKLIDNEIKLVRKHLGKRNRLAQLHWGGGTPTYLSEDQMRRLFASITENFTLDPNAEAAIEVDPRVTTPAQLRLLREFSFNRISLGVQDLNPDVQEAIGRHQTAEQTVELFNLCRELGFGGINVDLIYGLPRQTTSEFAKTVDRIIALGADRVAVYSYAHLPRVMAHQKKIDESTLPTTEKKFELFETALIGFLNAGYVQIGMDHFAKPDDELARSLAEGKLHRNFMGYTTRFTDAMVGIGMSSIGDLDSTFVQNLSGIDSYMNAIAENKPATYRGLRLSEDDKIRRATILSLMCNFVLKYEMLETEFGISYGDYFSVEDSDLDEFISDGLLERTDTEVRVTPPGRVFVRNIAMVFDAYLRAKTDGESPLFSRTI